The genomic stretch GCCAGATGGCGCGTACCGGATCAAAGTCGTGGCCCGGGACACCCCCTCGCACAACCCCGGCGAAGACCTGCGCGGCGAGCGGGAGAGCGACCTGTTCCTGGTCGACACGGCGCCACCGGTAGTTTCAGGATTCGCGGCAAAGCTTGAGGGCAACACCATCCATGCCACTTTGGACGCAGCCGACACAACCACCGCCATCGGACACGCAGAGTACTCTGTAGATGCGGGGCCCTGGCAGTATCTGGAGCCGGTGGGGGCTCTGTCCGACTCGCTTCGCGAACACTACGACTTCCGCGCCAACGTGCCTTCGCTCGCCGATCTGGCCTCATCCGACAAGAAGCTGACGGACGACAAATCCAGCGGCGCTGCTCACGAACACATCCTCACGGTTCGCGTCTATGACCGGAGAGAGAATGGAACAGCAGCAAAGATTGTGGTGCGTTAAGCGGCTATCGTAAGGTTTAGAAAGTGCTGCCTGATTTTTTTGAGAACGCTGTCTGGAAACTGGTCTGAGCAAGAATGTCTTTTGAACTCTTTATTGCGGCGCGATATCTGCGAGCCAAGCGGCGGCAGGCGGTGGTCGGAGTCATCACCGTCATCTCCATCCTGGGAGTAGCGGCGGGAGTCGCCTCGCTCATCATCGCTCTCGCCATCACCAATGGAATGCGCCGCGATCTGCAGGCCCGCCTGCTCGGTTCCACCGCCCACGTTGAACTGATGCGCGTGCAGAGCGATGGCATCCGCGACTGGCGGCCACTGACCGAGCGGCTCCGGCAATTGAAGCATGTCACCGCCGCCGCACCCGGACTCTATGGCCAGGTTCTCATCTCCCGCGGAGCCCGCTCGGGAGGCGTGCTGGTCAAGGGCATTCTGCCCGAGCAGGAACGCACGGTCAGCGACCTGCTCGACAAGGTGACGGCAGGCAGCACCCAGCCGCTGGAGCAGGCAGACGCACCCCTGACAGCCGAAGACCAGCCCGGCAACCGCAGCGAACCGCCGCTGGTGATCGGCTACGATCTGGCCGATACTCTCGATGTAAAGGTGGGCTCGTCGGTGATGGTGACCAGCCCTCAGGGCGAGCTCACGCCATTAGGCATCGTGCCGAAGTACCAGCGTTTTCGCGTGGTGGGCATCTTTCACTCCGGCTTCTACCAATACGACTCCAGTATGGCGTTTCTGCGCTTAAAAGACGCGCAGGCTCTCTTTGGAGAGCCAGACCTCGTATCCGTTATCTCCTTTAAGGTGGATGATCTGTACCACGCCGACCGTGTTGGCAAAGAGATCGAGGCAGCGGCGGGCCCCGGCTTCCTGACGACCAACTGGATGGAGCAGAACCGCGAGCTCTTCCGTGCCCTGCGTCTGGAGCAGATTGTCACCTTTATCGTCATCGGCCTGATTGTCTGCGTGGCTGCGCTCAATATCCTCATCGCCCTGACCATGATGGTGATGGAGAAGACGCGCGACATCGCTGTCCTGATGTCCTTTGGCGTTCAGCCGGCGCAGATCCGGCGCATCTTCCTGTTGCAGGGATTGCTGATCAGCGTGCTGGGAACCGCGATTGGCCTGGCCCTGGGATACTCCCTGTCCTGGATCGGCGGGCACTACCGCTTCATCCATCTCTCTGCCGAGGTCTATTCCATCGACTATCTTCCCTTCGCTGCGCGCTGGATCGATGGCTTGATTGTTGCCGTCGTCTCGCTCTCCGTATCGCTGCTGGCCACGCTCTACCCCTCGGCCTCCGCAGCGCGAATTGCACCCGCGGAAGCGCTCCGCTACGAATAGCAATGGCCCGAATAAGAATTACGAATAGCACGATAGTTCACCATCCGGACGGTCCCCTCTCGATTTCTGCCGATTAGAATAGAGAGTATGGACGCTTCATCCTCTGTCAATGCCTCGCAATCCGGCCTTCCACTGGCCCCTGGCCTGATAACCGATCTGGTTCCATTGGTGCGCGTGGAGGCATTGCACAAGGAGTACATCACGGGCCGCGGCCGGCTGGTTCTGTTTGATGGCGTTAGCTTTGAGGTGCGGAAAGGCGACCTGCTCGCCATTGTGGGGCAGTCCGGCGCCGGCAAGAGCACGCTTCTGCACATGCTCGGAGCGCTTGATACCCCTTCCAGCGGTAACGTATACTGCGCCTCAAATCATTTGGCGTCACTGTCCGCCAAAGAGGCAGCGATATTCCGCAACCGCGAAATTGGCTACGTTTGGCAATTTCACTACCTGTTGCCCGAGTTCACAGCGCTGGAGAACGTAGCCATGCCGCTGCTGGCCCGGGGAGAATCGAAGGCAAATGCCTTCAGAAGCGCGGAGAAATGGTTGGATGAGGTCGATCTTGGAGATAGGGCGAGTCACCGGGCCGGAGAGCTCTCCGGTGGCGAGCAGCAGAGGGTTTCGCT from Acidisarcina sp. encodes the following:
- a CDS encoding FtsX-like permease family protein: MSFELFIAARYLRAKRRQAVVGVITVISILGVAAGVASLIIALAITNGMRRDLQARLLGSTAHVELMRVQSDGIRDWRPLTERLRQLKHVTAAAPGLYGQVLISRGARSGGVLVKGILPEQERTVSDLLDKVTAGSTQPLEQADAPLTAEDQPGNRSEPPLVIGYDLADTLDVKVGSSVMVTSPQGELTPLGIVPKYQRFRVVGIFHSGFYQYDSSMAFLRLKDAQALFGEPDLVSVISFKVDDLYHADRVGKEIEAAAGPGFLTTNWMEQNRELFRALRLEQIVTFIVIGLIVCVAALNILIALTMMVMEKTRDIAVLMSFGVQPAQIRRIFLLQGLLISVLGTAIGLALGYSLSWIGGHYRFIHLSAEVYSIDYLPFAARWIDGLIVAVVSLSVSLLATLYPSASAARIAPAEALRYE
- a CDS encoding ABC transporter ATP-binding protein translates to MDASSSVNASQSGLPLAPGLITDLVPLVRVEALHKEYITGRGRLVLFDGVSFEVRKGDLLAIVGQSGAGKSTLLHMLGALDTPSSGNVYCASNHLASLSAKEAAIFRNREIGYVWQFHYLLPEFTALENVAMPLLARGESKANAFRSAEKWLDEVDLGDRASHRAGELSGGEQQRVSLARALVTGPKLLLADEPTGDLDIQTAETVFNLIERLHHSHGLTSLIVTHNLALARRCSRVLRLEKGQMEEVSPLEV